A single genomic interval of Alistipes provencensis harbors:
- a CDS encoding DUF6259 domain-containing protein — protein sequence MNRMVKLLLACTGILLFPAAGAAPKENTLRNDKLQVTVDDAGRLTSIKNLATGQDYAGGDYLWRLYYDTQKAKEIEVLPAEQTPRISRKGDTITLTYDRLNATDFSTREAVKLDMRLTLDITLEGDEVRFASKIENREPHTIVRELHYPLVGSMPLPEGHKLLLTHTGGQLYDDPKAVIFRHSNASPYKAPAQKFRQMDAKYPMRTVTGGTGGCMASNCFAYVGDDEGIYFGSHDTTFQDTGHGLRLYPDAEGRFTRLESGFYKFPQCFAGETWTCDANVIAPYTGSWHETSKHYRRWADTWWDHRDAPMWVKKMRSWQRIIFRHQYGELLFKYTDLPGRIKDVGESVGADAVFTFGWWETGMDHGNPHYNADPAQGGDAGWKKAIADYKKDGGKVLLYFNGKLIDRESEFYKSGQGKEICYRDNTGAELFEQYKFTGQGTFLADYNARTFVVADTRAPVWRRMLLDWADRAREYGANSVFYDQLGYGERATNWDLSREFPVPNMHVIADKAEVLKMVRDRNVSFDPEFALGTEWLTDVTAQYCDYIHIYQTTAGKYSFIDWFRYTFPEIIISDREIRDDTDIERRVNNTLLKGLRNDIEIYRCRDLIDKTPHYQAYLAQVNAIKSRYEDLLLVGTYRDTEGFTQSNPGIEARAYVNGDGMAIVATRTQEGKAVKGAIEVPGYRFAEASTLGNAQVSPDGREVTLGQYDLAVLIYKKTK from the coding sequence ATGAACAGAATGGTGAAATTGCTGCTCGCATGCACGGGCATCCTGCTGTTCCCGGCCGCCGGGGCAGCTCCGAAAGAGAACACGCTACGCAACGACAAGTTGCAGGTCACGGTCGACGATGCCGGCCGCCTGACCAGCATCAAAAACCTTGCGACCGGACAGGACTACGCCGGAGGCGACTACCTCTGGCGCCTCTACTACGACACGCAGAAGGCCAAGGAGATCGAGGTGCTGCCCGCCGAGCAAACGCCCCGCATTTCGCGCAAGGGCGACACGATCACGCTGACCTACGACCGCCTGAACGCCACTGACTTCAGCACCCGTGAGGCGGTGAAGCTCGACATGCGCCTCACGCTCGACATCACGCTCGAAGGCGACGAGGTGCGCTTCGCGTCGAAGATCGAGAACCGCGAACCCCACACGATCGTCCGCGAACTGCACTACCCGTTGGTGGGCAGCATGCCGCTTCCCGAGGGGCACAAACTGCTGCTCACCCACACCGGAGGCCAGCTCTACGACGACCCCAAGGCCGTGATCTTCCGCCACAGCAACGCCTCGCCCTACAAGGCCCCGGCGCAGAAGTTCCGCCAGATGGACGCCAAGTACCCCATGCGCACCGTTACGGGCGGCACGGGCGGCTGCATGGCTTCCAACTGCTTCGCCTATGTGGGTGACGACGAGGGCATCTATTTCGGCAGCCACGACACGACGTTTCAGGACACGGGGCACGGCCTGCGCCTCTACCCCGACGCCGAAGGCAGGTTCACACGGCTGGAATCCGGATTCTACAAGTTCCCGCAGTGCTTCGCCGGCGAGACATGGACGTGCGACGCCAACGTCATAGCCCCCTACACGGGTTCGTGGCACGAGACCTCGAAACACTACCGCCGCTGGGCCGACACATGGTGGGACCACCGCGACGCGCCGATGTGGGTCAAGAAGATGCGCAGTTGGCAGCGGATCATCTTCCGCCACCAGTACGGCGAACTGCTGTTCAAATACACCGACCTGCCGGGCCGCATCAAGGATGTCGGCGAGAGCGTCGGGGCCGATGCCGTCTTCACGTTCGGATGGTGGGAGACGGGCATGGACCACGGCAATCCCCACTACAACGCCGATCCCGCACAGGGCGGCGACGCCGGCTGGAAAAAGGCCATCGCCGACTACAAGAAGGATGGCGGCAAGGTGCTGCTCTACTTCAACGGCAAGCTGATCGACCGCGAGAGCGAGTTCTACAAGAGCGGTCAGGGCAAGGAGATCTGCTACCGCGACAACACGGGCGCCGAGCTCTTCGAGCAGTACAAGTTCACGGGGCAGGGCACCTTTCTGGCCGACTACAACGCCCGCACGTTCGTCGTGGCCGACACGCGCGCTCCGGTCTGGCGCAGGATGCTGCTCGACTGGGCCGACCGCGCCCGCGAGTACGGCGCCAACAGCGTCTTCTACGACCAGCTCGGATACGGCGAACGCGCCACCAACTGGGACCTGAGCCGGGAGTTCCCCGTGCCCAACATGCACGTCATCGCCGACAAGGCCGAGGTGCTGAAGATGGTCCGCGACCGCAACGTCAGTTTCGACCCCGAGTTCGCGCTCGGCACGGAGTGGCTGACCGACGTCACGGCGCAGTACTGCGACTACATCCACATCTACCAGACTACCGCCGGCAAGTACAGTTTCATCGACTGGTTCCGCTACACGTTCCCCGAAATCATCATTTCCGACCGCGAGATCCGCGACGATACGGACATCGAGCGCCGTGTGAACAACACGCTGCTGAAGGGTCTGCGCAACGACATCGAAATCTACCGCTGCCGCGACCTGATCGACAAGACGCCGCATTACCAAGCCTATCTGGCTCAGGTGAACGCCATCAAGAGCAGGTATGAAGACCTGCTGCTGGTCGGCACCTACCGCGACACGGAGGGCTTCACGCAGTCGAATCCCGGCATCGAGGCCCGCGCCTATGTCAACGGCGACGGCATGGCCATCGTGGCCACCCGCACGCAGGAGGGCAAGGCCGTGAAGGGTGCGATCGAGGTCCCGGGCTACCGGTTCGCGGAGGCTTCGACACTGGGCAATGCGCAGGTATCGCCCGACGGCCGCGAGGTGACGC